One segment of Pontibacter akesuensis DNA contains the following:
- a CDS encoding phenylalanine 4-monooxygenase: MSLIQNYSSYTEENHNVWSILFDRQVENLPDKAIPEFMEGLKKVGFSRERIPNFNEVNQKLRPLTGFEVVAAPGIVDDALFFQLIANKQFPATVWVRRMDQLDYLEEPDMFHDVFGHVPLLTIPVYCDFLAQLSAMALQHIDRPDIIDRLTRIYWYTIEFGLFRKPGGKAKIYGAGILSSVGESKLSVSDESVKYDFDVQHILDTSYIKETFQSQYFCIESFEQLLHSLPAISEAIEKLREEPVEETL; encoded by the coding sequence ATGAGCTTAATTCAGAACTACAGCAGCTACACAGAAGAAAATCATAATGTATGGTCTATCCTTTTTGACCGCCAGGTGGAGAACCTACCGGATAAGGCCATTCCGGAATTTATGGAAGGCCTGAAAAAGGTTGGCTTTAGCCGCGAGCGCATTCCAAACTTCAACGAAGTAAACCAAAAGCTGCGCCCCCTGACAGGGTTCGAGGTGGTGGCCGCACCCGGAATTGTGGATGATGCCCTGTTTTTCCAGCTGATTGCCAACAAGCAGTTTCCGGCCACGGTTTGGGTGCGCCGCATGGACCAGCTGGATTACCTGGAGGAGCCCGACATGTTTCATGACGTGTTCGGCCACGTGCCCCTGCTGACCATTCCCGTGTACTGCGATTTCCTGGCGCAGCTTTCTGCCATGGCCCTGCAGCACATCGACAGGCCCGATATCATTGACCGCCTGACACGCATTTACTGGTACACCATTGAGTTTGGCCTGTTCCGCAAGCCGGGAGGGAAAGCGAAGATTTACGGTGCTGGCATACTTTCATCGGTAGGCGAGAGTAAGCTTTCGGTGTCGGATGAGAGCGTGAAGTATGATTTTGACGTGCAGCACATCCTGGACACATCTTACATCAAAGAGACTTTCCAGAGCCAGTACTTCTGCATCGAGAGCTTTGAGCAGTTGCTGCACAGCCTGCCGGCTATCAGCGAGGCCATTGAGAAGCTAAGAGAAGAGCCGGTGGAGGAGACGCTCTAG
- a CDS encoding DEAD/DEAH box helicase, whose amino-acid sequence MDFHSFNLHEDVLTGIDSMGYNQPTPVQEQAIPLILEQRDMIACAQTGTGKTAAYLLPLIDRISHGNFDHTSTLILVPTRELAKQIDEQVEGFGYFASASSIAIYGGNKGDDWEQQKRALTTGADIIIATPGRLISHMAMGYVKLDQLNHLVLDEADKMLDMGFMDDLLKIIQQLPKKRQTLLFSATMPRKIRDLAQQILQDPAEVNLAISKPAEGIDQRLYLTYDNQKLPLLEHLLRSLDVQNMIIFTSRKSNVNQIVRSLQKMKFTAQGISSDMTQDEREKALQGFKNKQYQIVVATDILSRGIDIDSLSHVVNFDMPQDAEDYVHRVGRTARAASTGMAITFVNEKDMYRVQKVERLIERELPKLPLPEDLGDGPAYNPTRIDGHSGGNRSRGGARTGSGGGDRNRSRSGGDRNRGRSGPRPAANAEGTTATAAPQAQAGEPGAQRPRKNNNNRNRNRNNNRNRDKNAGGASAPAASPQE is encoded by the coding sequence TTGGACTTCCATTCTTTTAACCTACACGAAGACGTTCTAACCGGAATCGACTCGATGGGCTACAACCAGCCCACTCCTGTGCAGGAGCAAGCCATCCCACTTATATTGGAGCAACGCGACATGATAGCCTGCGCCCAGACCGGCACTGGCAAAACCGCAGCCTACCTGCTGCCCCTCATCGACCGCATTTCGCACGGAAACTTTGACCACACCAGCACCCTGATCCTGGTACCGACCCGCGAGTTGGCCAAACAGATAGACGAACAGGTGGAGGGCTTCGGCTACTTTGCCTCCGCCTCCTCCATTGCCATCTATGGCGGCAACAAAGGCGACGACTGGGAACAGCAGAAACGCGCCCTCACCACCGGCGCCGATATTATCATCGCCACACCGGGTCGCCTGATCTCGCACATGGCCATGGGCTACGTAAAGCTCGACCAGCTGAACCACCTGGTGCTGGATGAGGCTGACAAGATGCTGGACATGGGCTTTATGGACGACCTGCTGAAAATCATTCAGCAGCTGCCTAAGAAACGGCAGACGCTTCTATTCTCGGCCACCATGCCACGCAAGATCCGTGACCTGGCACAGCAGATCCTGCAGGACCCGGCAGAGGTAAACCTGGCTATTTCCAAGCCTGCCGAGGGCATTGACCAGCGCCTGTACCTGACCTACGACAACCAGAAGCTGCCTCTGCTGGAGCACCTCCTGCGCAGCCTGGACGTACAGAACATGATCATCTTTACTTCCCGCAAGTCTAACGTGAACCAGATTGTGCGCTCGCTGCAGAAAATGAAGTTCACGGCACAGGGCATCTCCTCTGACATGACGCAGGACGAACGCGAAAAGGCGCTGCAAGGCTTTAAAAACAAGCAGTACCAGATCGTGGTGGCCACCGACATCCTTTCCAGGGGTATCGATATCGACAGCCTGAGCCACGTGGTGAATTTTGACATGCCGCAGGACGCAGAGGATTATGTGCACCGCGTTGGCCGTACGGCCCGTGCCGCCTCTACAGGTATGGCCATCACATTTGTAAACGAAAAGGACATGTACCGGGTGCAGAAAGTGGAGCGCCTGATTGAGCGCGAGCTTCCGAAGCTACCGTTGCCGGAAGATCTGGGCGACGGACCTGCTTACAACCCTACCCGCATCGACGGCCACAGCGGCGGCAACCGCTCCAGAGGGGGCGCCAGAACCGGATCGGGCGGCGGAGACCGCAACAGGAGCCGCAGCGGTGGCGACCGTAACCGTGGGCGAAGTGGCCCAAGGCCTGCAGCCAACGCCGAGGGCACGACTGCCACGGCAGCACCACAGGCACAGGCGGGAGAGCCGGGAGCACAGCGCCCGCGCAAAAATAACAACAACCGCAACCGTAACCGTAATAACAACCGCAACAGAGACAAAAACGCAGGTGGTGCAAGCGCTCCTGCTGCCTCACCGCAAGAATAA
- a CDS encoding outer membrane beta-barrel protein, giving the protein MKQTFLLALCLLASAFSWAQVPPSAPGTIKGVVVDSTNQQPLSYVTVVVSLPDKDEPVKTTFSKDDGSFEISGLPLAPYKLILTIVGYKSFSQQVSTLEAGKPVANVGKISLASSAKQLQEVEVTAEKMLITQDIDKISYNVEFDPESKTLTALDMLRKVPMLSLDSEENIKLNGSSSYRVLVNGKASTLFARNPKDVFRSMPANTIKRIEVITDPPAKYDAEGIGGIINVITHNAPANGYNGSIYLSQSTPDSRYVSASVTAKMGKFGLSAYGGINKFTSPGYISTFDRTNTATGSRMLQSGSGDSENDFTYVDGEMSYELDTMNLISAKFSLNGSNYESRSAQIVEQFNGLGALTQAFRRISPNTGHWYNYELGMDYQHTFKRNKEQLLTLSYKIGNEENASESDLLFENILNYNGVAETRTQNDGNSVEQTFQADYVHPIKKHTLEIGAKSILRENGSDYFYRNYNSETDTYVEVPELTNEFDYSQNIYAAYTSASLRFDKWGLRMGTRLEQTVVDADFRTSYPVAEQDYFNLIPSVTLSRTLKNMASLKASYTQRIERPSLYYLNPYVDRQNEKNISFGNPKLEAATSHVFSLAHSFFKGSNSLNSTLTHAFTSNAIQSYTTYNPADSVSSTTYGNIGKNATTTLSLNGNSTLFKKLSLSVNGSLSYSQLSGNINGENRENSGVSGYMYSYGSYKFEKNWRASVNLGYYAPRVLLQGESSGQFWSGFSVSKSFLKDEKASISLSMQNPLSKYITTYNEVSGEDFYQRSEYRNQRRRVSIGFSYKFGKLKEDIKRTRRGIKNDDLKGGESKGSSGN; this is encoded by the coding sequence ATGAAACAAACTTTTTTGCTGGCTCTCTGCCTGCTGGCATCCGCATTTTCCTGGGCGCAGGTTCCTCCTTCCGCCCCCGGCACCATCAAAGGAGTCGTTGTAGACTCTACCAACCAGCAGCCGCTTTCCTACGTCACGGTGGTGGTTAGTTTGCCTGATAAGGACGAGCCAGTTAAAACAACTTTTTCCAAAGACGATGGCAGCTTTGAAATCAGTGGCCTGCCGCTCGCACCGTACAAGCTTATCCTAACAATTGTGGGCTACAAGTCTTTCTCTCAGCAGGTTTCTACTTTGGAAGCCGGTAAACCCGTGGCGAACGTCGGCAAGATCAGCCTGGCCTCCTCAGCGAAGCAACTGCAGGAAGTGGAGGTGACAGCCGAGAAGATGCTTATCACCCAGGACATCGACAAGATCAGCTACAACGTGGAGTTTGACCCGGAAAGCAAAACGCTCACCGCCCTCGACATGCTGCGCAAAGTGCCCATGCTAAGCCTTGACTCGGAGGAGAACATCAAATTGAACGGCAGCAGCAGCTACCGGGTGCTCGTAAACGGTAAGGCCTCCACCCTCTTTGCCCGCAACCCCAAGGATGTGTTCCGCAGCATGCCCGCCAACACCATCAAGCGCATTGAAGTGATTACGGACCCGCCTGCCAAGTATGATGCAGAGGGAATCGGAGGCATCATCAACGTGATCACCCACAACGCCCCGGCCAATGGCTACAACGGCAGCATCTACCTGTCGCAGAGCACCCCCGACAGCCGGTATGTCTCTGCCAGCGTAACTGCCAAAATGGGCAAGTTTGGGCTCTCGGCCTACGGCGGCATCAACAAGTTTACCAGCCCTGGCTATATTTCCACCTTCGATCGCACGAACACGGCCACTGGCTCCAGGATGCTGCAGTCCGGTAGCGGCGACAGCGAGAATGACTTTACCTATGTGGACGGTGAGATGAGTTACGAACTCGACACCATGAACCTGATCTCGGCCAAGTTCAGCCTGAACGGGAGCAATTATGAATCCAGGAGCGCCCAAATAGTAGAGCAGTTCAATGGACTCGGGGCACTGACACAGGCATTCAGGCGCATCAGCCCCAATACAGGCCACTGGTACAACTATGAGTTGGGGATGGACTACCAGCATACTTTTAAGCGCAACAAAGAGCAGTTGCTGACGCTTTCTTACAAGATCGGAAACGAGGAAAACGCAAGTGAGTCGGACCTCCTTTTTGAGAATATACTGAACTACAACGGCGTGGCTGAAACCCGCACCCAGAACGACGGAAATTCTGTCGAGCAAACCTTTCAGGCGGACTACGTCCATCCCATTAAAAAGCACACCCTGGAGATTGGCGCCAAATCCATCCTGCGTGAAAACGGCAGCGACTATTTTTACCGCAACTACAACTCCGAAACCGACACCTATGTGGAGGTGCCTGAGCTAACCAACGAGTTCGACTACAGCCAGAATATTTACGCCGCCTATACTTCGGCCAGTCTTCGCTTTGACAAATGGGGACTGCGCATGGGTACACGCCTGGAGCAGACGGTGGTGGATGCCGACTTCAGGACCTCCTACCCAGTGGCAGAGCAGGACTATTTTAACCTGATTCCGAGTGTGACGCTATCACGCACGCTGAAGAACATGGCCAGCCTGAAGGCATCGTACACGCAGCGCATCGAACGCCCCAGTTTATACTACCTGAACCCGTATGTGGACCGCCAGAACGAGAAGAACATCTCCTTTGGCAACCCCAAACTGGAGGCGGCCACCAGCCATGTGTTCAGCCTGGCACACAGCTTTTTCAAGGGCAGCAACTCTTTGAACAGCACGCTTACTCACGCCTTCACCAGCAACGCCATCCAGAGCTACACCACCTACAACCCTGCCGACTCAGTAAGCAGCACCACCTACGGCAACATCGGCAAAAACGCCACCACCACGCTGTCGCTGAACGGCAACAGCACGCTTTTTAAGAAGCTTAGCCTTAGCGTAAACGGCTCCCTTTCGTATAGCCAGCTTAGCGGCAACATTAACGGCGAGAACCGGGAAAACAGCGGCGTGAGCGGGTACATGTATAGCTACGGCAGCTACAAGTTTGAAAAGAACTGGCGTGCCAGCGTTAACCTGGGCTATTATGCGCCACGCGTGTTGCTGCAGGGCGAGTCGTCGGGGCAGTTCTGGAGCGGTTTTTCAGTGAGCAAGAGTTTCCTGAAGGATGAGAAGGCCAGCATTAGCCTTTCGATGCAGAACCCGCTGTCCAAGTACATCACTACCTATAACGAGGTGAGCGGTGAGGATTTTTACCAGCGCAGCGAGTACCGCAACCAGCGCCGCCGCGTGAGCATCGGCTTCAGCTACAAATTCGGCAAGCTGAAAGAGGACATCAAACGCACCAGGCGTGGCATCAAAAATGACGACCTGAAAGGCGGCGAAAGCAAAGGCAGCAGCGGAAATTAG
- the pncA gene encoding bifunctional nicotinamidase/pyrazinamidase translates to MRALLLIDIQNDFLPGGALAVPEGNAILPVVNKLQEQFDLVVATQDWHPPQHKSFASSHAGKNVFEVIDLNGMPQVLWPDHCIQGTAGAELSAELAQNRIEAIFRKGTNPEIDSYSGFYDNGHLKSTGLADYLRGKGVTEVYLVGLAADYCVYFSALDALQELFEVYYLEDAVRAINGDGFEKAKADLLAKGGHIIQSHNLHA, encoded by the coding sequence ATGCGCGCTTTGCTACTGATTGACATCCAAAATGACTTTTTGCCTGGCGGTGCGCTCGCTGTACCCGAGGGAAATGCCATTCTGCCTGTGGTAAACAAACTGCAGGAGCAGTTCGACCTGGTAGTGGCGACACAGGACTGGCACCCGCCGCAGCACAAGAGCTTTGCCTCCAGCCACGCGGGTAAAAATGTGTTTGAGGTGATCGATCTAAATGGGATGCCCCAGGTGCTGTGGCCAGACCATTGCATACAGGGCACAGCAGGCGCCGAACTTTCGGCGGAACTGGCGCAAAACCGGATAGAGGCGATCTTCCGGAAAGGCACCAACCCCGAGATAGACAGCTACAGCGGCTTTTACGACAACGGACACCTGAAATCAACGGGCCTGGCAGACTATCTGCGTGGCAAAGGCGTGACGGAGGTGTACCTGGTTGGGCTGGCAGCGGATTACTGCGTGTACTTCTCTGCCCTAGATGCACTACAGGAGCTTTTTGAAGTATACTACCTGGAAGACGCCGTGCGCGCCATCAACGGTGATGGCTTTGAGAAAGCCAAGGCTGACCTGCTGGCCAAGGGTGGCCACATCATCCAAAGCCACAACCTGCACGCTTAA
- a CDS encoding CaiB/BaiF CoA transferase family protein: protein MQEPIFKDMLVLELASVLAGPSVGQFFAELGARVLKVENTATHGDVTRSWKLSTEPADTDTPAYFSAANWGKSSLALNLTELGQLQQLHELVKQADVVVASYKPGDAEKLKVDYRTLASINPRLVYGHITGYGAADNRAGYDAVVQAESGFMHLNGEANGGPVKMPIALMDILTAHQLKEGLLVALLQRERTGQGQLVEVSLLQAAVSALANQATNYLVAGHEPQRMGSEHPNIVPYGAAYTCNCGKQLVLAIGDDRQFRKLCAILGAARMADDPKYKTNYARVQHRQEINQKLRELLLHQDREVWLQALQEQHVPAGAIHSIPEVFAQPQAQDMLLQQPHVKPGLRQVAFKLQNQEPLQLSPPPKYNNHT from the coding sequence ATGCAGGAGCCGATTTTCAAAGACATGCTGGTGCTGGAACTGGCGAGCGTGCTGGCAGGGCCAAGTGTGGGGCAGTTCTTCGCTGAGCTGGGCGCCAGGGTGCTGAAAGTAGAAAACACCGCCACACACGGCGACGTGACGCGCAGCTGGAAGCTTTCCACCGAACCGGCCGATACCGACACGCCTGCCTATTTCTCGGCTGCCAACTGGGGCAAAAGCTCACTGGCGCTCAACCTCACGGAGCTTGGGCAACTGCAGCAACTTCATGAACTGGTAAAGCAGGCAGATGTGGTGGTGGCCAGCTACAAACCCGGCGATGCCGAAAAGCTGAAGGTCGATTACCGTACGCTGGCAAGTATAAACCCGCGCCTGGTATACGGCCACATTACAGGCTACGGCGCGGCTGATAACCGGGCAGGCTACGATGCGGTGGTGCAGGCGGAAAGCGGCTTTATGCACCTGAACGGCGAGGCAAACGGTGGGCCCGTAAAAATGCCGATCGCGCTGATGGACATTCTGACGGCGCACCAGCTGAAGGAGGGCCTGCTGGTGGCCCTGCTGCAGCGGGAGCGGACAGGACAGGGGCAACTGGTGGAAGTGTCGCTGCTGCAGGCCGCCGTGTCGGCACTTGCCAACCAGGCTACTAACTACCTGGTGGCGGGCCACGAGCCGCAGCGCATGGGCTCCGAGCACCCGAACATTGTTCCCTATGGTGCAGCTTATACTTGTAACTGCGGCAAGCAACTGGTGCTGGCCATTGGCGATGACAGGCAGTTCCGGAAACTATGCGCTATACTTGGCGCTGCACGTATGGCCGACGACCCGAAGTATAAAACCAATTACGCGCGGGTGCAGCACCGGCAGGAAATAAATCAAAAGTTGCGGGAACTGCTCTTGCATCAGGATCGCGAAGTATGGCTGCAGGCGCTACAGGAACAGCATGTGCCGGCGGGTGCCATTCATTCTATTCCGGAGGTATTTGCGCAGCCACAGGCTCAGGACATGCTCTTGCAGCAACCACACGTGAAGCCGGGGCTGCGCCAGGTGGCGTTTAAACTGCAAAACCAGGAGCCGCTGCAGCTAAGCCCGCCGCCAAAGTATAACAATCATACTTGA
- a CDS encoding YebC/PmpR family DNA-binding transcriptional regulator, with translation MSGHSKWSTIKRKKGALDAKRSKIFTKLIKEITVAVKEGGGADPDGNPRLRLAIQASKAANMPKDNIERAIKKGEGSDAGDYTEVTYEGYGPNGVAVFVECLTDNINRTVQNLRTIFNKSGGSLGVNGSVEFLFDRKGVFVARRNPEQLIAEDDLLLELADGGAEEVEVEEEFITIYSAMEDFGALQKKVEELHLDLESAELQRLSTTTVKVEDPDDVRRILKLIDALEDDDDVQQVYHNLELSEEVMAELG, from the coding sequence ATGTCCGGACACAGTAAGTGGTCAACCATAAAGCGTAAAAAGGGAGCCTTGGATGCCAAGCGCTCCAAAATCTTCACCAAGCTTATCAAAGAAATTACGGTGGCTGTAAAAGAGGGTGGGGGAGCCGATCCAGACGGTAACCCGCGCCTGCGGCTGGCTATTCAGGCGAGCAAGGCGGCCAACATGCCCAAAGACAACATTGAGCGCGCCATCAAAAAAGGGGAGGGCAGCGATGCCGGCGACTATACCGAGGTAACTTACGAGGGCTACGGCCCTAACGGTGTGGCGGTGTTCGTGGAGTGCCTGACCGACAACATAAACAGAACGGTGCAGAACCTGCGCACCATCTTTAACAAGAGCGGCGGCAGCCTGGGCGTAAACGGCTCCGTGGAATTCCTGTTTGACAGAAAAGGGGTTTTTGTGGCCAGGCGAAATCCGGAGCAGCTGATAGCTGAAGACGATCTGCTGCTGGAACTGGCAGACGGCGGAGCCGAGGAAGTGGAAGTTGAGGAGGAGTTCATCACCATTTACAGCGCCATGGAGGATTTCGGGGCCTTGCAGAAGAAAGTGGAGGAGCTGCACCTGGACCTGGAAAGCGCCGAACTGCAGCGCCTGTCCACCACCACCGTAAAAGTGGAGGACCCGGACGATGTGCGCAGAATCCTTAAACTGATAGATGCCCTGGAAGACGACGATGATGTGCAGCAGGTGTACCATAACCTGGAGCTGAGCGAGGAAGTAATGGCCGAGCTGGGGTAA